In Salvelinus namaycush isolate Seneca chromosome 17, SaNama_1.0, whole genome shotgun sequence, one genomic interval encodes:
- the LOC120062288 gene encoding catenin delta-1-like isoform X4, with translation MEQCESAAALLESVREQEVQFEQLTRALEEERRRVRLTSPPSHTLPHTQYRMVDPVHGVLDESCTPEDDSQEVQSVFSDDGTNGRRAGNAMKKVITSRTVLPSDSMSIDGGLSVSGVGSYSATLDRTYRQAGGGDYPTATVPRNYHYGPAGGYDDYRSAPPSEAYASLSRGTRMDDRYRPADGYRTLDSGYRAPSRQQLDPYAAQPQVGRGVRGVGSALELGGMRYAHQAHFGVEDDQRSLGYDDMEYSMAPPPMHPGYGTMPRLGPGPGGLDRRRLRSCEDTLDGDMGGVDPYTWGVNMAMERGSMASLDSTLRKGPPTSWRQPELPEVIAMLNYRLDPVKTNAAAFLQHLTFKNDKVKSEVRRLKGIPALVSLLDNPKKDVHHSACGALKNISYGRDHDNKIAIKNCDGIPALVRLLRKAREQDLTDTITGTLWNLSSHDSVKMEIVDHALHALSDEVMVPHSGWERGRDGGEESLKPRHLEWETALTNTAGCLRNVSSERSEARRKLRECTGLVDSLMYIVQSQINRKDVDNKLVENSVCLLRNLSYQVHREVPGCERYLEAAPLNQGPVPGSNKASCFGSRKGKGKKDADDGSADQVDIPKRTTPAKGYELLFQPEVVRVYTSLLRESKNPSVLEAAAGAIQNLCAGRWTYGRYIRATVRLEKGLPMMAELLAHGNDRVVRAMSGALRNLAIDNRNRELLGKHAVPHLVADLPGGQSQSARPLSEETVVSVLSTLTEVLGNSLEAAKTLRASQGIERLVLINKDGKRSEREVRGAGQVLQLVWGHKDLRRPLEKDGWKKTDFTVNRNTSANGPSTRTNGTYEETTMPMLDKGAKRDMIPLNDLGPEAYSTLDQRERRHSLDNSLDTTDTLQRGVYGGRKGSLPLLDSYDG, from the exons ATGGAGCAGTGTGAGAGCGCTGCGGCTCTCCTGGAGTCAGTGAGGGAGCAGGAGGTGCAGTTTGAGCAGCTGACCAGAGCgctggaagaggagaggaggagagtacgCCTCACCAGCCCCCCGTCCCACAccctcccccacacacag TACAGGATGGTGGACCCAGTGCATGGCGTTCTAGACGAGAGCTGCACACCAGAAGATGATTCACAGGAAGTACAGTCTGTCTTCTCAGACGATGGAACAAATGGACGGAGGGCAGGGAACGCG ATGAAGAAGGTGATCACCTCACGTACCGTCCTGCCCTCTGATTCGATGTCCATCGACGGAGGACTGTCCGTCTCGGGTGTGGGCAGTTACAGTGCCACTCTCGACCGTACCTACAGGCAGGCTGGCGGGGGGGACTACCCCACAGCCACGGTCCCCAGGAACTACCACTACGGCCCCGCGGGGGGGTATGACGACTACAGGAGCGCCCCGCCCTCCGAGGCCTACGCCAGTCTGAGCAGAGGCACACGCATGGACGACCGCTACAG ACCTGCGGATGGGTACAGGACCCTGGACTCTGGGTACCGCGCCCCCAGCAGGCAGCAGCTGGACCCCTATGCAGCCCAGCCCCAGGTGGGGCGAGGGGTGAGGGGTGTGGGCAGTGCCCTGGAGCTGGGGGGCATGCGCTATGCCCACCAGGCCCACTTTGGTGTGGAGGATGACCAGAGGAGTCTGGGATATGATGACATGGAGTATAGTATGGCTCCTCCTCCCATGCACCCAGGGTACGGCACCATGCCACGACTAGGACCAGGCCCTGGAGGACTGGACAGACGCAggctcag GAGTTGCGAGGACACTTTGGACGGGGACATGGGAGGAGTTGACCCCTACACCTGGGGCGTCAACATGGCGATGGAGAGGGGAAGTATGGCGTCATTGGACAGCACCCTGAGGAAGGGCCCGCCCACTTCCTGGAGACAACCGGAGCTTCCGGAGGTCATCGCCATGTTGAACTACCGACTGGACCCGGTCAAAACCAACGCCGCTGCCTTCCTCCAGCACCTCACCTTCAAGAACGACAAG GTGAAGTCGGAGGTGCGTCGTTTAAAGGGGATCCCAGCTCTGGTCTCGTTGCTGGACAACCCCAAGAAGGACGTGCACCACTCGGCCTGCGGGGCGCTCAAGAACATCTCATACGGACGAGACCACGACAACAAGATCGCCATCAAGAACTGTGACGGCATCCCAGCCTTAGTCAGGCTGCTGAGGAAGGCCAGAGAGCAGGACCTCACAGACACCATTACAG GCACACTGTGGAACCTTTCGTCTCACGACTCGGTGAAGATGGAGATCGTGGACCACGCGTTACACGCCCTCTCTGATGAGGTGATGGTGCCGCACTCTGGCTGGGAGAGAGGGCGTGACGGAGGGGAGGAGAGCCTCAAACCACGACACCTGGAGTGGGAGACGGCCCTCACCAACACAGCTGGCTGTCTGAG GAATGTGAGCTCAGAACGTAGCGAGGCCAGGCGGAAGCTGAGAGAGTGCACAGGATTGGTGGACTCGCTCATGTACATTGTCCAATCACAGATCAACCGCAAAGATGTGGACAACAAG ttgGTGGAGAACAGTGTGTGTCTGCTGAGAAATCTGTCCTATCAGGTTCACCGGGAGGTTCCTGGCTGCGAGCGCTACCTGGAGGCCGCGCCCCTAAACCAGGGCCCTGTCCCCGGATCCAACAAGGCCAGCTGCTTCGGCTCACGGAAGGGCAAAG GTAAGAAAGATGCGGATGACGGGAGTGCGGACCAGGTTGATATCCCAAAGAGGACGACGCCTGCCAAAG GCTATGAGCTGCTGTTCCAGCCTGAGGTGGTGCGTGTCTACACTTCCCtgctgagagagagcaagaaccCCTCAGTGCTGGAGGCAGCAGCCGGGGCCATACAGAACCTGTGTGCCGGACGATGGACT tATGGCCGGTATATCCGGGCCACGGTACGTCTGGAGAAGGGCCTACCTATGATGGCAGAGCTGCTGGCTCATGGGAACGACCGTGTGGTCAGAGCCATGTCCGGGGCCCTGAGGAACCTGGCCATCGACAACCGCAACCGCGAGCTGCTCG GTAAGCACGCTGTGCCCCACCTGGTGGCAGACCTGCCGGGTGGCCAGAGCCAGTCTGCACGACCTCTGTCTGAGGAGACGGTGGTGTCTGTGCTGAGCACGCTCACTGAGGTGCTGGGCAACAGCCTGGAGGCCGCCAAGACCCTCAGGGCCTCCCAAGGCATCGAGAGACTGGTGCTCATCAATAAGGAcgg TAAACGGTCCGAGCGGGAGGTGCGCGGGGCAGGCCAGGTGTTACAGCTGGTGTGGGGGCACAAGGATCTGCGGCGCCCCCTGGAGAAGGACGGCTGGAAGAAGACTGACTTCACAGTGAACCGCAACACATCCGCCAACGGCCCTTCCACGCGCACCAACGGGACCTACGAAGAAACTACCATGCCAATGCTAGACAAAG GGGCGAAGAGAGACATGATTCCACTGAATGACTTAGGCCCTG AAGCCTACTCTACACTGGACCAGCGGGAGAGGAGACACTCTCTGGACAACTCCCTCGACACCACAGACACTTTACAG CGTGGGGTGTATGGGGGGAGAAAGGGTTCCCTGCCTCTGTTGGACTCCTACGATGGTTAG